A stretch of the Musa acuminata AAA Group cultivar baxijiao chromosome BXJ2-7, Cavendish_Baxijiao_AAA, whole genome shotgun sequence genome encodes the following:
- the LOC103991584 gene encoding protein indeterminate-domain 7, translating into MIQRPQLVDENMSNLTSASGEASVISSNHQSLFASSPTQINPTKKRRNLPGNPDPDAEVIALSPTTLMATNRFVCEICNKGFQRDQNLQLHRRGHNLPWKLKQRSSKEVRKKVYICPEVTCVHHDPSRALGDLTGIKKHFSRKHGEKKWKCEKCSKKYAVQSDWKAHSKICGTREYRCDCGTLFSRRDSFITHRAFCDALAEESARAIAANPLAPNHHPLLFPQPTAASYLSSPLQQTLVRSQYTHLMSANEANASIIGGNGIQQELSSNRERQHQQFPPWLACQGPASLNHLDLLPSPAYSSRSEQECPRENLGVPHPPVPPPFFQPSASSPHMSATALLQKAAMMGATMSRPSHLGLTAPHTTSSAVVASSTSSFGLDLSSHEDMGAGDLEQRSAPPPLMQDMVIKTSLSSTPGFGGLFGDTIGGMLGTKREPKNTMGSFARSHGKSEEGGGGNDGMTRDFLGLKAFPHREDILNLTGFDPRLCSSSSYEQQQQQSKKLWHG; encoded by the exons ATGATACAGAGACCGCAACTGGTGGACGAGAACATGTCAAATCTTACCTCTGCCTCTGGGGAAGCAAGCGTGATCTCTTCCAACCACCAGTCCTTATTCGCCAGCTCCCCAACCCAGATTAATCCAACGAAGAAAAGGAGGAACCTCCCAGGAAACCCAG ACCCAGATGCTGAGGTAATAGCGTTGTCCCCCACGACACTGATGGCGACCAACAGGTTCGTGTGTGAGATCTGCAACAAAGGGTTCCAGAGGGACCAGAACCTGCAGCTCCACCGGAGAGGCCACAACCTCCCATGGAAGCTGAAGCAAAGAAGCAGCAAGGAGGTGAGGAAGAAGGTGTACATATGCCCAGAGGTGACCTGTGTGCACCACGACCCCTCTAGGGCACTCGGTGACCTCACTGGGATCAAGAAGCACTTCAGCAGgaagcatggggagaagaagtggaagtgcgAGAAGTGCTCCAAGAAGTATGCTGTTCAATCCGACTGGAAAGCCCACTCCAAGATCTGCGGCACAAGGGAATACAGATGCGATTGTGGCACCCTATTCTCGAG GAGGGATAGCTTTATCACACACAGAGCCTTTTGCGACGCATTGGCAGAAGAAAGCGCGAGGGCTATTGCAGCAAACCCTTTAGCGCCCAATCACCACCCGCTTCTGTTCCCTCAACCTACGGCGGCGTCCTATCTGTCCTCTCCTCTCCAGCAAACGCTAGTCCGGAGCCAGTATACTCACCTGATGAGTGCTAATGAGGCCAATGCCAGCATCATCGGTGGCAACGGAATACAGCAAGAGCTCTCGTCGAATAGAGAACGCCAGCATCAACAATTCCCACCATGGCTAGCTTGCCAAGGACCCGCCTCTCTGAACCACTTGGACCTCCTTCCTTCACCTGCCTACTCCTCAAGGTCCGAACAGGAGTGCCCTCGTGAGAACCTAGGAGTCCCCCATCCTCCTGTTCCTCCACCCTTCTTCCAACCCTCGGCTTCCTCTCCTCACATGTCAGCCACTGCATTACTCCAGAAAGCAGCTATGATGGGTGCAACCATGAGCAGACCTTCGCACCTGGGTCTGACGGCACCTCACACTACAAGTTCTGCTGTCGTAGCCAGCAGCACTTCCAGCTTTGGACTTGATTTGTCTTCCCACGAAGACATGGGTGCTGGTGACTTGGAACAAAGATCAGCACCTCCTCCTCTTATGCAAGACATGGTGATCAAAACGTCCCTCTCCTCAACTCCAGGTTTCGGTGGGTTGTTTGGGGATACAATAGGGGGAATGCTGGGGACAAAGAGAGAACCCAAAAATACCATGGGAAGCTTCGCAAGAAGCCATGGAAAGTCTGAGGAAGGAGGCGGTGGGAACGATGGGATGACCAGAGATTTCTTGGGACTGAAGGCTTTTCCCCACAGGGAGGACATCCTTAACTTGACTGGGTTTGATCCTCGCTTGTGTTCCTCTTCCTCCTACGAGCAGCAACAGCAACAAAGCAAGAAACTGTGGCATGGTTAG